The genomic stretch ttttttatttttttttagtttaaaaaaagatatattttcaATTAATATTTTGTGCAACTGTAGCTAATATAAAACTATTCACTGTGGGAATGGTGCAATATCTCCAACTGTATTCATGTCCCAGCGGCCATCAGTATTCTAGTGAGGAGAAGGCGGTGACACTGGATGGGCCCCCAGTGGCGGAGTGCAGAGAAGCACAGGCCTATGAGATAGACATgctgtgcgcgcacacacacgcacacgcacacacacacacacacacacacacacacaaacacacacacgcaccctgTGTGGCACCTAGATCTCCTAATTTAGCCTCTGGAGAGCTGAGACGTCGGGATGTCAATCTCACAGTGCAGCTCTTTTCCCCACTTAACTTTTTAACAGACTTTTTGTATTTATAGCTGCCAAGCCTGGAGCAGccgctgcgtgtgtgtgtgtgtgtgtgtgtgtgtgtgtgtgtgtgtgtgtgtgtgtgtgtgtgtgtgtgtgtgtgtgtgtgtttgtttaccaTCCCTTTGTGTGGAGTTGCACAGATGTTAATATACTGGGGTTAGTCCTGGTTGTCCAAAATGCGGCCGGGGTACTATTTTTGGTCCACGTTTAGTTTTTTTGTGAGGGGGCCCACTACACAATCTAAATTCAAAGTAAACACGTCctgaaaaaacaagaaaaacattaGAACGGCCCAAATCTCTTAAAAAAACGGAGCTGACAACCAAAATGGCTAAACCTTGAGGTTTTaaacggcggaataataataataatgtattagtaaagaatattaaaaaataaataataaaagtaatatgtataatataaatattaataataataaatgagatATTACACAACTTGGCGTCTATAGTCATGCTGTCCAAATTACTAGGAGTATATGGTCTTTTTAAAAGATTTTAGTTggcgaaataataataatgtatactgaactaaaatataaacgcaacacgtGTACAGCatgtaaagaaaagaaaatagtaaataattacataaatcataaacaaaaaaatattaacaatataaatataattattaataataataataaaatagataCAACACAAATTGGTGTCCAGTTATGCTGAACATGTGTCCAAATTTCCAGCGAGATATGGTAACTTTTTTGTGCTAAATCCCTTAAAAGGTTTTGTTGAtggaatactactaataataatttattactgAAGGAAATATTAAACATCACATACAAATAATGTATACGATATaagtataattaataataataataatcatctaaAAGGTATTAGTTGGTGGTATAAcaaaagataatttatttaagaaaatagtaaatatacacatagaaaaaatatatacaatatgaatataattaacaaaataatacattatatacagtTCACAAAGTTGTGTGCAGTAGCATACTTTGGACAAACATGAAGGTAGGAGTCAAAAGAGGCAGAGTGGGGGTTAAAGGGATGGGGAGGGTAATTAAAGTGACCCCCACCTCCTCTTCTGGTCTTCTACCCCTTCCTTCATATTTActcaaagtagttttttttcaactTCGGGGGTTTGGGCTCCAGGCTAACGTCCACATCATACAGAGGTGCGAAGACTCCACCTCCGTATGATTGAGTGACATCCACTCTTCCCTTCTCAGCCACAGTTTCTGCAAAGGTGGGGCGTGAATACTGTTCCCACAGCTGCTGCTTTATGACACGTCCCAGATTTAAGCTGTAAGGACGTGGCTGGCCATTCTTGAACCTACGACAGAAACAATGTCACCGTCAGATCAATGGACGCAGGTGATATTGACCTAAAGTTGAAACCTACCTCAGTTTGTCATCCACCACCTGGTGATATAAACGCTGGTGTTGCTCCACTGTGAGGCCGTGGATGCTTAGCGCCGCCAGCGGAGTACAAACGCGGGGCGGTGGGACACGCGGGACGAGCGATGCCACTGGTAGGGTGTGGTGTGGGATGGCCGAGGGAGGAACGGCTGCCTTTTCTACTGCCGGTTGAATGTTGGAGGACCTCCTCCTCTTCGGGGAAGCTTTGGACCAGTGGACTGGCTACAAAGTTCAACACAGGAAGTCAGCATCTGACATGTTTGCTATGACAACATTTGTACTTGGGATGTTCCGATCACGCTTTTATACAGCC from Nerophis lumbriciformis linkage group LG26, RoL_Nlum_v2.1, whole genome shotgun sequence encodes the following:
- the LOC133623554 gene encoding uncharacterized protein, with the translated sequence MSRLDILTMNSNCGVLRDGGLCGRRSGPAPAACSVRKRAAFKCSCCREDTPVHWSKASPKRRRSSNIQPAVEKAAVPPSAIPHHTLPVASLVPRVPPPRVCTPLAALSIHGLTVEQHQRLYHQVVDDKLRFKNGQPRPYSLNLGRVIKQQLWEQYSRPTFAETVAEKGRVDVTQSYGGGVFAPLYDVDVSLEPKPPKLKKNYFE